In the genome of Gloeotrichia echinulata CP02, one region contains:
- a CDS encoding beta-ketoacyl-ACP synthase, producing the protein MVKVVVTGIGLISALGKNLEDSWRKLIAGKSGIQFYQPFPELLPLPLGLIAQHPAKLKTLTQRVVADAVEDAGLVPPLSDCGVVIGSSRGYQASWEVLAHLRSREKLNQCAPLPLSSDAQSVCLEDWLETLPHMNAIAAARQIGSTGIVLAPMAACATGIWAIAQAANLVQTGQCERVIAGAVEAPITPLSLTGFQQMGALAKTGSYPFDLHREGLVLGEGGAVFILESAELARERGAKIYGEILGFSLTNDAYHSNVPEPEGRSAIAAIKQCLARSGLTPADIDYIHAHGTATLLNDRIESMVIQRLFPQKVAISSTKGSSGHTLGASGALGVAFSLLALQHQILPPCVGLQQPEFDLDLVMAARHSKIQRVLCFSFGFGGQNAVIGLSLYRKI; encoded by the coding sequence TTGGTTAAGGTTGTTGTTACTGGTATTGGTTTAATTTCCGCTTTAGGCAAAAACCTAGAGGATAGCTGGCGAAAGTTGATAGCTGGTAAGTCTGGAATTCAGTTTTATCAACCATTTCCAGAACTTTTACCACTTCCTCTAGGCTTGATTGCTCAACATCCTGCTAAATTGAAAACTCTAACTCAGCGAGTTGTTGCTGATGCTGTAGAAGATGCTGGGTTGGTTCCACCTTTGTCTGATTGCGGTGTAGTTATTGGTTCTAGCCGCGGTTATCAGGCTTCTTGGGAGGTGCTAGCGCACCTTCGATCTAGGGAGAAGCTAAATCAATGCGCCCCTCTCCCCCTGTCCTCAGACGCGCAGTCCGTGTGTTTAGAAGACTGGTTAGAAACCTTACCCCACATGAATGCGATCGCAGCGGCGCGACAAATCGGTAGCACGGGGATTGTTTTAGCACCGATGGCTGCTTGTGCTACTGGAATTTGGGCGATCGCCCAGGCTGCAAATCTCGTGCAAACTGGACAATGTGAGCGGGTCATTGCTGGGGCTGTGGAAGCACCGATTACTCCCCTAAGTTTGACAGGATTTCAGCAGATGGGTGCTTTGGCAAAAACGGGGTCTTATCCCTTCGATTTGCACCGGGAAGGCTTGGTTTTGGGCGAAGGCGGTGCTGTGTTTATCCTGGAATCAGCAGAGTTGGCTAGGGAACGTGGGGCAAAGATTTATGGTGAGATTCTGGGTTTTAGCTTGACAAATGACGCATATCATAGTAATGTACCAGAACCAGAGGGGAGGAGTGCGATCGCCGCTATCAAGCAATGTCTCGCACGTAGTGGACTAACTCCAGCCGATATTGATTACATTCATGCTCATGGTACGGCTACTCTGCTAAATGACCGCATAGAGAGTATGGTGATACAGCGGTTATTTCCCCAAAAAGTGGCGATTAGTTCAACTAAGGGAAGCTCAGGGCATACCCTTGGAGCATCGGGAGCTTTGGGTGTAGCTTTTTCCCTATTGGCTTTGCAGCATCAAATTTTACCACCATGTGTAGGATTACAACAACCAGAATTTGATTTGGATCTGGTGATGGCTGCACGTCATAGTAAAATTCAGCGGGTGCTGTGTTTTAGTTTTGGCTTTGGCGGACAGAATGCGGTAATTGGTTTGAGTCTGTATAGAAAAATTTAA